TGCTCTCCGTGTGATAATGGAGGTGATCAATTCATaaaggtgtatttttttttttttttttttttttttttagaaaaggggaaagggTGAGCAGGTTAAAAGCAGAAGTCAGTACAGTTTTAGCTCTGTTGTCTCGGATCAGAGGCAGTTTCTTCTTCCTATGCAACCTTGTTTCCCAAGTTTAAGCTTCTTAATCATAATTAATGTGAAagcttgctgtttttcttttttccttcagaagtgcttagcagagaaaacagaagtgaaTTCCGGGGCCAgtaggaaggagaggcaggcggTGTGCAGGGTTTTTGAAAGACAGCAGCATGGCTGTGAGATGTAAATAAGCAAGGTGCTGTCTAGGTGGGGTTGGGGCCTTATCATGTGAGCTGGAACTTATTCTGAGTGGAGAAGACAAATAAAGAAAGTGACTTGATCTGAGTTATTCTTGCTTCTGTAAGGAGACTGTGGGTATGAAGGAACTTTGGGGTAGGAATGAAGAAGAGATGGGCTCAAGTCTTTCCTTTGACTTGCAAGTTTCTGGTACCAATctgctttgttgtttttagttacttttttaaaagtcatttttaatttatttttatgtatatgagtgctctatctgcatgtacacccgCATGCCAGAATacggcatcagatctcattatagaaggttgtgagccaccatgcggttgctgggaattgaactctgaacctctggaagagcagccagttctcttaaccactgagccatctccccagcccctttaattacttttttgagactataattgcattattccccctttccctccaaaCCTTTCCAGATATTCTCAtttgctctccttcaaattcatggcctctttttaaaatgatttttatataatatagtatatatatgtacatatatgttcctaaatacataaatacacctgctatatacgtgtgtgtgtgtgtgtgtatgtgtgtgtgtcagcgcCAGGGTTGACCGTTTGGTATTGGATAGCTAATTGGTCTGTTCTTCCCTGGGTAATACTGTTTCTGCCACTCACAGCATTAGTTGCCTGTAGGGTTCACATCTCTTGGGCTTTCTTGTATCCATGTTAGCAAgtctgttgtccttgttcagcttatgttaggcagccatgttgggaGACTTTCTGGGTGTAGGACACAGATCTCAGCAAACTTGCTGAGCCTCTGGCTCTTAGAGGTTTCCAGTTCCGTCTTCGGCAGCGATCCCTGCGCCTCGGGTGTAGGAGCTGTTTTGTAGATGTGTTCACTGGGAGATGGGCTCCTCAGCCCTGCACTctggttggttgtggttttctgtaatggtctctgttgcaCAGAAGTTTTGAGATGAGGACTACACTTCTCTGTGGGTGTAAGGACAAATGCTTCTGAGTGTAGTCGGGGTTATGCTGGTTTGTGAGGTGTAAGGACAAATGCTTCTGAGTGTAGTCGGGGTTATGCTGGNNNNNNNNNNNNNNNNNNNNNNNNNNNNNNNNNNNNNNNNNNNNNNNNNNNNNNNNNNNNNNNNNNNNNNNNNNNNNNNNNNNNNNNNNNNNNNNNNNNNNNNNNNNNNNNNNNNNNNNNNNNNNNNNNNNNNNNNNNNNNNNNNNNNNNNNNNNNNNNNNNNNNNNNNNNNNNNNNNNNNNNNNNNNNNNNNNNNNNNNNNNNNTGAGTGTAGTCGGGGTTATGCTGGTTTGTGAggtggtggttgtaggttctcctccaggATTGCatagccctgggtagttggctgGGCGTGCTTGTCCTATGTTGAGAGGGTCTTAAGTCCAAGTAGAAAATTTTTTGTTACTGCCCTGGTGTTCACACCTCTCCTGCCCCCTTTACTTTACTGTGCCGTGCTGACTGCTGCTGTGGTTTGTAGACATCACACCTGGGCAGGACTGCGGTTGCTGCCCTCCCGGTACCATGAAAGCTGGGCCTCGGGGAGGAGGCCTGCAGGTCAATTTCCTCAGTGGCCTCTGATTCCTGCCTCTGAAGTGCATGGTGATTGCAGCAGTAGGGATTTAGTTCCTCCTCTGGGGAGTAACCAAGGGCAGCATTAGTAGTCTGTAGTGGGGTTAGTGGTGGGATGGGGGCTCACTGTTaccacaggctggcctggaactcatgatcttcctgtttctacttcctgagtttggaattacaggtgcttaccaccatgcctagctcagtgggaaatacttttctttttcacatttatttagtgtgcgtgtgtgtgtgtgtgtgtgtgcgtgtgtgtgtgcatatgtgtcccAAAGaaccacagtgcacatgtggaggtcagaggacagtttgcaggagtcggttctctcctcccactctaTGTGTTTAGGGATCAGGACTGGTGACAGCTTTTACCTGATGAGCCCTCtcactggcctcagtgggaaacaTTTATGATGCAAACTGGGAAGTGCATCCTTGGCTACCCCAAGGCTTAGCCTGGGCTGTTCCCAGTAGACAGTGGATGGCTACAGGATAGGCTGCATAGTGTTTCATGGCTGTGGGGGCTAGGGGACTACATAGGTAGTTCAGGGGGCTTTGACTCTTAGAGCTGGACCTGGGTATAGAAGCTCCTGCCCTCGCTTCAGAGGAGGGTCTTatctggggtggaggtgggtggctATTGTTTCAGGCTCTCTGGAACCGGATGCTGTTTTTCTCTCTAGCAATGATATAAACGAAAAGCACCATCTTAACACTACAGATACCCAGACGATTGACCAAGACAGCTTGCTTCTTGGAAGCAAGTTAGAAACCAGGCCCATTGTCTTCCTCACCCTCAGCATCTAGCTTAAAGCTTTGAACATAGTTACTGTCTGATGAATGAAGGGGACTTGAGGGGGGGTGGTGGCTTACGGCAAACATTTTCAATTAGAGTGATATTACCCCTGAGGGAGCGGGAAATGACCAGGAGATAACTTAGGTTTTACAGTGCCTTGCAAGTCTATTTCAAAGGAACATAATCTACGCAGATCTTTAGTAGTACTAATATTCAAAGGGGCTGAGGGGAGGAAAGTGTGAGTGGTTGCTTGTGGGGTCCATATAAAAAGTCTAGTGGTGAGGGGGTTATAAAAGGACAAATAAGATACAAGATTAGTTAGACATCCAGGCTCTGGACTCGGGCCTGGCTTTAGAGAGATTCAaccctagcttttttttttttttttttttttttttatgtgcattggtgttttatcatgtacgtgtgtgtgagaCTGTCAGATCTTGGAGGATCTGCCACCTGCCCAGAACCTTAGCTGTCTCTAGAATTCACTTTCTCCACAGTTGGACGTCACTCACTGCAGTCATTGCTAATGAagaattgtttgttttttcttccctaAGTATGAACGAGGCTCTGCCACCAATTATATTACCCGAAACAAGGCCAGGAAGAAGCTGCAGCTGAGCCTGCCTGACTTCAGGTGAGGTTGGAGAGGAGCAAAATCGGGGTCCCAATGAGTGCACAGTGAAAGCTCAGCCGCCTCCCAGTCTCCCTGAGCTGCTGTGGGCTCTGTAATAGTCTTCCTCACTGCTTTGCTGGGAGCTGTGCTCTGCCATCTATGGCCTGGGGAAGAACCAGAGGACTGGTTCTTCGGGTTGGGCTTTTTTACTCCCTTTGACAGAAGACCTGAGTCCTCCAGCTCTGTCTTGTAGAGTCAGATCTAGATGTTTCTGCAGTCAGTGGGTCCTTCCATCAGGCTAATCCTGAcctctcccctctgtgtgtgtgtgtgtgtgtctgtgtgtctgtgtgtgttttggttagagatttttgttgttttgaagagaatttcttgtttgcttggttcttttatttgtttgggttttttttttttgcagggtgGACATTGAATCAAGGGCCTCACATAATGCTACTCAAACACTCTGCCACTAAGCTATATTCCCAAgcctgtttttttctgtttgttatgAAAAACAAACTCccatagtccagactggccttaaacttgcgctcctcctgcctcagcctcctgagtgccaggaggACAATatgtaccactgtgcctggctgtcCCTCAGCCCTTTGTCCTTAATATGTCTGAACTGTTGACTTCTCAGTATGGTGTTTTCTGGTTGCTTTGTCAGTGTCCTTTCTACTTTCACTGTATGTTTAGGACTTGTGATCATCAGACAAACCCACTTGAAAGATCTCCAAGCACAGAATCCCATGGTTCTTGGTCACTCGTGATTTCTAGGCCCAGCTGTGGCTTTGCCCCTTTGATGATTTAATAGATGGCTTATCTTCCAGGCGGCTCTGCATCCTGAAAGGTATTTATCCTCACGAACCCAAGCATAAGAAGAAAGTTAACAAGGGTTCCACAGCAGCCCGGACATTTTACCTTATCAAAGACATTAAATTCCTCCTCCATGAGCCCATCGTCAACAAGTTCCGAGAGTACAAGGTGAGCCCTGGATTCTGGGCGTTTGCAGCGTTATGAGTCCCTGACCTTGGCCAGGTTGCTGAGCCACACTGAGGGTCGTCATTCAGGTTCAGTAAGATTGCTTGTCTAAACATCCTTTGCATGGGACCTATGCATAATGTTAACCACCTCTGCCCCTTCAAAGAAGATGATTACTATTATTTTTGCCCACAAGGGGAAGCTGGTACCATTTCAGGGGCCTTTGGTGCCTTCTCTGCTCCTCAGTCCTTATTCTAGCTCTTTGTCAGATTGCTTCCAAGGCACCTGCTTTAGTtccatacacaagcatacatgctcAAATGCCACAGGGACCAGGAGTCAAGGAGCGGTGAGTCCTGCACCGCAgaatgctgctgttgctgctgagtGCTGTCCTAGTGTTAGGGATGAAATGGGCTCAAGACCAACACTTNNNNNNNNNNNNNNNNNNNNNNNNNNNNNNNNNNNNNNNNNNNNNNNNNNNNNNNNNNNNNNNNNNNNNNNNNNNNNNNNNNNNNNNNNNNNNNNNNNNNNNNNNNNNNNNNNNNNNNNNNNNNNNNNNNNNNNNNNNNNNNNNNNNNNNNNNNNNNNNNNNNNNNNNNNNNNNNNNNNNNNNNNNNNNNNNNNNNNNNNNNNNNNNNNNNNNNNNNNNNNNNNNNNNNNNNNNNNNNNNNNNNNNNNNNNNNNNNNNNNNNNNNNNNNNNNNNNNNNNNNNNNNNNNNNNNNNNNNNNNNNNNNNNNNNNNNNNNNNNNNNNNNNNNNNNNNNNNNNNNNNNNNNNNNNNNNNNNNNNNNNNNNNNNNNNNNNNNNNNNNNNNNNNNNNNNNNNNNNNNNNNNNNNNNNNNNNNNNNNNNNNNNNNNNNNNNNNNNNNNNNNNNNNNNNNNNNNNNNNNNNNNNNNNNNNNNNNNNNNNNNNNNNNNNNNNNNNNNNNNNNNNNNNNNNNNNNNNNNNNNNNNNNNNNNNNNNNNNNNNNNNNNNNNNNNNNNNNNNNNNNNNNNNNNNNNNNNNNNNNNNNNNNNNNNNNNNNNNNNNNNNNNNNNNNNNNNNNNNNNNNNNNNNNNNNNNNNNNNNNNNNNNNNNNNNNNNNNNNNNNNNNNNNNNNNNNNNNNNNNNNNNNNNNNNNNNNNNNNNNNNNNNNNNNNNNNNNNNNNNNNNNNNNNNNNNNNNNNNNNNNNNNNNNNNNNNNNGTGAGTCCTGCACCGCAgaatgctgctgttgctgctgagtGCTGTCCTAGTGTTAGGGATGAAATGGGCTCAAGACCAACACTTGACTGAGAGTGCATGTCCTCTTAGACCAAAAGCCAAGCTAGCAATCAGAGTCCTGATTGTAAGTAGCATTGGGTACAGTAAGGGTTATAAGGCAGCATGGAGAGGGCTTAGGTGTATGGTACAATTGCATACTCAGAGAGGTATCTGGAAAATGACCTACTTGGGGCAGCCAGGAATACACTTCATGAGCAGAGACAGCAGTACCTTCAAAGGCCCCATGGTGGAAGAGCTGGAGCCATTAGTTCCCATACTACAGACTTAGAAAGCATGGTAAGAGAGGTCTGGTCTTAACTGTTTCTTGCTCAGCCTTCCAAAGACCCCTCCCAGTCACTAGCTGATCAGTGACTTCTGCCTTTTCTGGGGAATTGGGCAAATGCCTGAAGACCCTTGTAGTTCCTACAGTTTGGATGGAATGTGTTTGGTGTCTATAGGCTAGAAGCCAGCATTGGTGCTAAATATTCTTCAGTGTTCATAATAGTTCCCACAACACTTTGGCCTGGAACTACTACTAGGCCATTATCTCTGTTCTGTGCGGTGGTCTAGGCACACTTAGTTCCAGAATGAAGGGGCATAGCTTCCTTCCTGGGATATGGAGGGCCTTGGCCTGGAAGATAACAGTTAGTATCAGGAACTGAATGCCAGAGGACAGGAACTCCTGAGCAAGTACACGTTACTAACAGACATTTTGGTAGCTCCTGTCCTGCCTATGACATGACCCTTATATGGAAGAgatagggggtgggggaacaaGCACCTGGGTTCACTTACAAAGCAAAAAGTCTCCTTTACCAGAACCAAAGCACCGGGAAACCAGGTGGTCTAGAAGAGGTGTGTGCTTGACCTACAAAGGACCTGGGGTGTTAGCTTTGTCTACAGAGTAGAAAGTTAGGAAACTTTGAGGCACCAAGGGGGCTGAGGAAGgatgctgcctctgcctcagaaacCTAGGAAGCTGTCCCATCACCTGCCAGGTCCCTAAGGCTTCCCTTCATCTCTGCCTGCTTTTGTAGACCTGGCAGCCTTCTCAGTTGTAGTAAGTAGTGTTGTCTGTGCCCTTCAGAGCCCTTTATAACATGGCAGGgcaatctttgttgttgttaaagacagggtttctctgtagctctggaacttgctctatagaccatgctgacctaaaaaatctgccctgcctcccaagtgctggaattaaaggtttgaatggttttttgagacagggtctcactagctCTGACTATCCTGAAATTCACTGGCCTCCAGCTCCCAGAgatctcctccctccctccctcccacgtgctgggaggattaaaggtgtgctccaccacacctggaaGACCCTTTCTTCCAGTGAACCTTCCTAGAATGTGGTTTAGATGCTAGCATCTCTGGAGATGCCTAGCTTGAGGAGGGAAACTGAGTCCTGCATATTTGTCTTTACTCAGGGTGTGTTTAGAGCCACAAGAGGTGGGTGGATTGgtggtttgatttttgagataagatcttacAGTGTAACCTAAGCTAAACTGGAACTCAGGatacttctgcctcagtctcccaagtgccgggactgcaggtgtgcaccaccatagctGCTTAAAGACACcctattttaagttatttttgttCAGCAGTGCCTTTTTCTAGATAAAGCTGGAGCTAGATGAGGCCTAGTGACCCAGTTACGGTCACAGCTCAGTTCAGGTACCACGACTTGAGATGGAGTGTCTTTTGTGTCCCACACTTCTGTCCCTGTTTTTGGAAACCACCAAAGCAGTTGTGCTTTGACACCTTTTGAGACAGATAAGACCCTCTCAAAAAAATCATTCAACCCCAGCACTCTTGCCTAAGTGATACTTTGTCTGCTTCTTCACTCACCACGGCGATCCTGGAAATCCGTGATTACTCTAACTGGACATGGTCCCAGTTAGAGATGGCTCTGTCAGATACATGCATTGGACTGCTGAGAAACGGGAAGATAAGAAGACCAGCCAGGTGCCATTGCGGCTGGGGAAGGAAGCCCACTTTCCCTGGCCTACTAGGTCGACttcccatttttcctttttcactttGGGCCTTTCCAGTTTCAAGTAGAGTCAAAGAGCCATCAACTTGGTGTCCTCGTTCACAGAAGGTAACATGGGGAAAGTTCCTGAGGTCCCAAGAGTTCACTGGAACTTTCTAGTTTTCAGTGGCTACGGGATTGTTTGCAGATGCATGGCCAGCTGTGGGAAAGCAGCTGTGTTGCTATCACCATCTCAGGAAGTAGCTGTGGCAGTGCCTAGCTTGGGTGTCAAGGCCTCTGGCTAGAGGGCCTTGGAACCCAATGGAGTGGGCATGAGTGCTGCCCTCACCACCCCGCAGGTACCCCACATTTATCGATGCTCTGCGGGACCTCGATGATGCCCTGTCAAtgtgcttcctcttctccaccttcCCTCGGACTGGCAAGTGTCACGTGCAGACCATTCAGTTGTGCCGCCGGCTCACTGTGGAGTTCCTGCACTACGTCATCACTGCCCGAGCCCTGCGCAAGGTCTTCCTGTCCATTAAAGGCATTTATTATCAGGCTGAGGTGCTGGGTCAGCCCATCGTATGGATTGCACCCTATGCTTTCTCCCATGATGTAAGTGTGCCTATTGGCAGGGCTTTGTGCTGTTTCCTGGAAAGGTGTTGGTGGGGTGTTGTCTTGGAGTCTAGCCCTTGCTTGGTTCCTGATTATTGGCTGCTGTGCGTGAGGAGAGCCGGGGACAGAATAGGGAATATGCTCTACAGCCCAATCGGTCAGTAACCCTGATCAGTCACAGTTCTCGGTGTGATATGAGCATAGACCCATAGGCTAAGCCTGACTGTCCCACTCCAGCACCCCtgctagagcagtgcttctcagccttcccgATGCTGCCATTCTTTAACACgcttcctcatggtgtggtgaccccaagCATAAAGTTATGTTTGTTGCTACTGCGTAACTAAATtcactgttataaatcataatgtaaatacctgatgtGAATACGGACATTGAGAACCGCTGTGCTAGACGGTCTTGGACATGTTCCTTCACCTTCTGCTTCAGTTAATATGCTACCATCTTCTCAGCCTTGCCATGAGGACTTCAGGGAAAAGAAGTCTTGAAAGAGCCTGGTTCTGAATGGTAGCAGCCTTTGTGCTTACATGGCAGTGAGAGCAGCTTTGGAGGCCAGGGATGCCTGGTGCTTTGTACAGCTACCACCTGGATCAAACGGCAGAGCCCAGCCCTCCTCTCAGACCCACCGGGGTCCTTGTTCCCACTCTGTCATGTCATGACATACCATAACAGAAGTACTTTGCTCCTGTCTCCTCTGCCGCACGGAACACAGGATGACTCCAGAGAAGGGAGCACGAGAGGCACTTAGCACATGGTGTTGCCTCCTGTTGGCTTCTCTGTAAATCCCGGGGGCTCTTCCTAGGGCAGAGCTAAGAGGACTCTGATTTTGCTTTCTATGGAAGCCTTATTagctccccatccccatccctgagGATTAGGTCCACTAGGCTTGCCCCGGAATTGTCAGTCTGTGGGAGGTACTTGGCTTCCTTTTCTGCTTGTTTATTTAGTAGGAATTGGTACCTTGTATGGATAACAGTTGTTGCAGAGTAAACTGAGGTTCTGTGCTTCTGGGGTTCATCTGAAGCTGGAACCTGCCCTGTCTCTGGTTCACTTCCAGTTTTCCCAGAGGCAGGCTTGGGAAGCGAGGGTACATggcccttcttcccctctccatttctctgctcctcctccttcctgcctaACTTCTTTggtcctttctgtctttccttctctgtgatgTCGAACTCCCATTATGCTCAGACTGGTCTTTCTGTGTCCTTGGAGTGGTGAATAGGGCCCTGTGAGGACCAGCCTCCACACAGCTGgctctgggggaggggcatgggctAGCCATGCCTCCTTCCTCCCAGCTTGCTGCCGACTGCTTCCTCTCAGCGACGGGTGGTTGTAACAAGGACCCCCATGTGCCCCTCCTCTGGGCAGCCAGTGCTGGGCATACATACAGCAGTGGGACTTGGGGTAAGGCAGTGATGAGGGCAGGGTGTACCTGCCCTGCTCAGTACCATGGAAAAGGGTGTTTGTGTTCCAATTCCTAACAGGGAAACTCTGGTGGCATAGGGTGCTGCCCAGTAGCAAGATGGAGAACTAGCTCAAAGTTCTGGGTACCCCAAGCTGAAGGTACCTTGTGATCGTGATCAGTTTTGACAGTTCTTATTAATGGTTCCTGTGTATTGTGCCTCCCAATGGTTAGCAAGGCTTGGTGGGGCTCCTGGGTAGGCCGCTTTGACTTTAGAGGGTAGGCCTACTCAGAATTGAGACACTTTAGTCTAGCTTTAGATGAGCTATGCACCTCTCTGCCTGCTGGGATCTACCTCTGCTCAGCCTAGTATTGGGCTGGGTTAGAGATGGAAATGCTAAATTGTGAGCTTCATCACAGACTCTCCAGGATATGGAGGGATTGAGTTCTGCTCACCTGCTACAACCAGTGGCACCTGGCTTTCCAAGGCACCTTAGTCAGTAGATGCCTGTCATTCCTTCTGGGCATGGACCATGTGCTACACACATAGGCCTTGCTGGGCTCTGGGAAAGTTGCTTTCCTAGTGCTCAGAGCAGCCCTGAAGCAGACCTTAAATACATTCTGGGATGGGTGGGCGAGAAGGCATATGCCCTATGTCCCCCTGACAATTGACAGAGAAGTGGGAGGGCCGGGAAGAGATAGGGCAGGCTGCAGGGGAGCACTgtagatccccttgcctctgtccTGGTCCCCTGTATCACATGGGAACCTGGCACTGGCCTCCATAGCCTTTAAGGCCTCTGTCCAGAGCCTCACTTGTGCTTAAGGTGCCTGTGGGTTTGTGGGCGCACCTACCTCCCCCCTGTGCTAACGAATGCTGATATGCCTGTCTCATACCTTCAGCATCCAACAGATGTGGACTACAGGGTCATGGCCACCTTCACTGAGTTCTATACCACGCTCCTGGGCTTTGTCAACTTCCGTCTCTACCAGTCACTCAACCTTCACTACCCACCGAAGGTAGCCCTAGCACCTTCTCCCTTAGCCTGGGTCTAGCCCTTCTATCCCCACACAGAGGCAAGAGACTATAGGTGTCGCTTTCCATTTCTCAGCTTGAAGGTCAAGCCCAAGCAGAGACAAAGATCAGCGAGGACACATATGCACTGGACTCTGAGAGCTCTATGGAGGTAAGATAGGctttgggaggtatggccttacaTCATTCAGATGGTCTTTGTACTTGGATAGTTAGGCGTTTTGTTAGGCGGGTTGTCTGAAGACTTACCCTTAGAACCCAGACCCAAAGTGACCCTGTAGCTGGTTTTgttccctacccaccccacccccagacgaGGTTCCCTGCCTGCAAGCAGGCCTCCTTGCAATTGTACTCTCTCCCTACAGAAACTGGCTGCCCTCAGTGCCAGCCTGGCCCGAGTGGTGGTGCCTGCTAtagaggaggctgaggctgatgaATTCCCTGCTGATGGGGTGAGTGAGTACTGTGCTGCCTTCCTTCCTGGAGTGCACAGGGTGGGACAggatgagggatggggccagTACCTAGAAGCTGTGGGATAGAAGGAAACTCCAGTCTCTGTCTTCTGGTGGAAATGGCTGGCCTGGTTGTGTGAAGCTTGGCCCCTTCTCTGCAGGAGGTGACAGCACAGGAGGAAGATCGGAGGAAAGATCTGGAGGCAcaggaaaagcacaagaaactCTTTGAAGGCCTGAAGTTCTTCCTGAACCGAGAGGTGCCCCGTGAAGCATTGGCCTTCATCATCAGGTGGGGAGGCTTTAGCCAACCCATATGTACAGCTCCTATGCTGTACAGTGTTCCAGTCTTCATCCGAGCCTGGAGGCCTGTTGATAACATCATGAGCGTGTCTCCACTTCTCACCGAGCAATTATGTACAGATTGCTTGGCCAGACCTCATGCAAACATCTTCAGAGCACTCAGCTGCAGGGAGATCTGCTGTTCTGTTACTAgctgaggtcttttttttttttgggggggggggggggggttgagacagggtttctctgtatagccctggctgtcctggaactcactttgtagaccaggctggcctcgaactcagaaaNtggaactcactttgtagaccaggctggcctcgaactcagaaatccgcctgcctctgcctcccaggtgctgggattaaaggcgtgcgccaccacgcccggcaatagcTGAGGTCTTAACTGCACCAGGAGTGTAGTTGTTATCCCAGACAGAAGGCTCTGGGGCAGGAATAGGCACTTCCTAGAAGGGTGGATTTGTAGGTAGTAGATGCAGAGAAACCAGCTTGCAAGGCAGGCATCTAGTGCCTAAACAACTTATGGTTTTCCTGTGCCTGTAGGAGTTTTGGTGGGGATGTATCCTGGGACAAGTCTCTGTGTATCG
Above is a genomic segment from Mus caroli chromosome 11, CAROLI_EIJ_v1.1, whole genome shotgun sequence containing:
- the Pes1 gene encoding LOW QUALITY PROTEIN: pescadillo homolog (The sequence of the model RefSeq protein was modified relative to this genomic sequence to represent the inferred CDS: substituted 1 base at 1 genomic stop codon) — protein: MGGLEKKKYERGSATNYITRNKARKKLQLSLPDFRRLCILKGIYPHEPKHKKKVNKGSTAARTFYLIKDIKFLLHEPIVNKFREYKLFVRLLPRPLARGPWNPMEWAXVLPSPPRRYPTFIDALRDLDDALSMCFLFSTFPRTGKCHVQTIQLCRRLTVEFLHYVITARALRKVFLSIKGIYYQAEVLGQPIVWIAPYAFSHDHPTDVDYRVMATFTEFYTTLLGFVNFRLYQSLNLHYPPKLEGQAQAETKISEDTYALDSESSMEKLAALSASLARVVVPAIEEAEADEFPADGEVTAQEEDRRKDLEAQEKHKKLFEGLKFFLNREVPREALAFIIRSFGGDVSWDKSLCIGATYDVTDSCITHQIVDRPGQQTPIIGRYYVQPQWVFDCVNTRLLLPVAEYFPGMQLPPHLSPFVSEKEGDYIPPEKLKLLALQRGEDPGNLEEEEEEDEDDDNEGDVAAENEEEDVEAESEEEEDKEEEVRLSALEQHRLEEKKPQVMAGTVKLEDKQRLAQEEESEAKRLAIMMMKKREKYLYQKIMFGKRRKIREANKLAEKRKAHDDAVRSEKKAKRTRPV